From a single Triplophysa rosa linkage group LG17, Trosa_1v2, whole genome shotgun sequence genomic region:
- the borcs6 gene encoding BLOC-1 related complex subunit 6, which translates to MSHSPVIGQDVQAASNGVDTSEPSKGPDWSGPHGFTHQGLKFSDEADFIGHDTHKGTLVLSETLKQIPCHMDSVCKETHTVHSETAPIDESPNMTCTQSSETELTQARSKRELEEWRGGEEETKNGNGEVNINKREIKQRKETCISVQQVEALSTEHPSTCSETNERSNPDSSSFQDKVQPTTSVSPDEAPPLVPAPPPDQTTHPLLQNIDDSPCPAHVMAEVRVRSVPERDRVVRGMQDSKSLDEISGACGGGARGGGTRGGQAEGRRATISSALELEGTVSHDGDLTHFIATNLEQKIKMSSRLSLDTDSDCSGPIVRGRGSSRRPADIPPIDPSVLVDLHNHTQDVAQSVELMLRSLNGTIQNMTALSVGYIQTYRDSVDSLGESVDMSIKGMYTLMARCEELDRSMQPIHTLAAQIRDIKRTLDALETICK; encoded by the exons ATGAGCCACTCTCCTGTGATCGGTCAAGATGTGCAGGCAGCAAGCAACGGAGTGGACACCTCTGAACCTTCGAAGGGCCCTGATTGGTCAGGACCTCATGGCTTCACTCACCAGGGGTTAAAGTTCAGTGATGAGGCTGATTTTATAGGGCATGATACTCACAAGGGGACACTCGTATTGTCAGAGACTCTCAAACAAATACCTTGCCACATGGACTCGGTATGCAAAGAAACGCACACAGTTCACTCAGAGACGGCACCCATAGATGAGTCTCCAAACATGACATGCACACAATCCTCTGAGACAGAGCTAACGCAAGCCCGCTCTAAAAGAGAACTGGAAGAATGGAGAGGAGGGGAGGAGGAGACAAAAAATGGTAATGGAGAGGTTAACATCAACAAGAGAGAGATAAAGCAAAGGAAAGAGACTTGTATCTCTGTGCAG CAGGTTGAAGCACTCTCAACAGAACACCCTTCTACTTGTTCTGAAACCAATGAACGGTCAAATCCTGATTCATCCTCTTTCCAGGATAAAGTCCAACCAACTACTTCTGTTTCCCCTGATGAGGCCCCTCCCCTTGTTCCAGCCCCTCCCCCTGATCAGACCACACACCCTCTATTACAAAACATTGATGATTCACCGTGCCCAGCTCATGTAATGGCAGAAGTGCGTGTGCGGTCTGTGCCAGAGCGGGATCGTGTTGTGCGTGGCATGCAGGACAGTAAGAGCCTGGATGAGATCAGTGGGGCTTGTGGAGGTGGGGCAAGAGGAGGCGGGACTAGAGGTGGTCAGGCGGAGGGACGCAGAGCAACCATATCTAGTGCCCTGGAACTGGAAGGAACTGTCAGTCATGATGGAGATCTTACACACTTCATTGCCACAAACCTTGAACAGAAGATTAAAATGAGTTCGCGTCTGAGTCTGGACACGGATT CGGACTGTTCGGGGCCGATTGTACGTGGACGTGGCTCTTCGCGTCGGCCGGCTGATATTCCGCCCATTGACCCGTCAGTACTAGTGGACCTGCATAATCATACACAAGATGTGGCCCAGAGTGTAGAACTGATGCTGCGAAGCCTCAACGGAACCATACAGAAT ATGACTGCACTAAGTGTGGGTTATATCCAGACGTATAGAGACTCAGTGGACAGTTTGGGAGAGTCTGTGGACATGAGTATAAAG